Below is a window of Nerophis lumbriciformis linkage group LG20, RoL_Nlum_v2.1, whole genome shotgun sequence DNA.
ATTTTCTGATATGTTCGCTGTGCATGGAGCAGCATTTTGTTGAAGTTGTAGCCTAATagattaaatatttatatttaccatatttactatttatatatatatatttatccatccatccatttctactgcttattccctttggggtcgctggagcctatctcagctacaatcgggcggaaggcgtggtacaccctggacaagtcgccacctcatcgcagggccaacacagatagacagacaacattcacacactagggccaatttggtgttgccaatccacctatccccaggtgcatgtctttggaggtgggaggaagccggagtacccggagggaacccacgcagtcacggggagaacatgcaaactccacacagaaagatcccgagcccgggattgaacccaagactactcaggaccttcgtattgtgaggcagatccactgacccctctgccaccgtgctgcccatatatatatttatatattatatatttattttatagagtgaattgaccattttctgtttctgcctattgacaatatttcatacttgccaaccttgagacctccgatttcggggggtcgTGGTCGGGcgcgggcgtggctaagaggggaggagtatatttacagctagaattcaccaagtcaagtatttcatatatatatatatatatatatatataaaattataaattataattatatatattattattaataataatacttgaCTTAATACTTGActtacagtgaattctagctatatatataattattttattgtattttatatatatatatatatatatatatatatatatatatatatatatatatatatatatatatatatatatatatatataattattattataattataattataattattataattatatatataagggacggcgtggcgcagtgggagagtggccgtgcgcgacccgagggtccctggttcaatccccacctagtaccaacctcgtcatgtccgttgtgtcctgagcaagacacttcacccttgctcctgatgggtgttggttagcgccttgcatggcagctccctccatcagtgtgtgaatgtgtgtgtgaatgggtaaatgtggaagtagtgtcaaagcgctttgagtaccttgaaggtagaaaagcgctatacaagtacaacccatttatcatttatttatttatatatatatatatatatatatatatataagaaatacttgacttacagtgaattctagctatatatataattattttattttatatatatatatgtatatatatatatataattattttattatatatatatatatatatatatatatatatgtatgtgtggggaaaaaaaatcacaagactatttcatctctacaggcctgtttcatgaggggggtaccctcaattttccccacacatacatatattgcgctctactacggtatcgagcactattttttggataaccttattaagacatatatatatatatatatatatatatatatatatatatatatatatatatatatatatatatatatatatatatatatatatatatataaataaatatatatatatagtgtttgacttacagacttcaagacagactcctaatgcagattttagaaaaaggctctgcttaccttgattTATGTGTTGGTcaagtgagtctgtccagaaggttgcaagaggtgtccaattctcagcgtgtcatcccggacgagccccctaATTGTTGcactggaccagatgttcctccaatggaatttaagttactggtcaatcccaagttcttttgatgacatataagctgagtttgaatgatcaccagaacagaataggtattttgtaatttatttccaaagctttggagagaccagcctagaacaacacattcaattgcgtagcCAAGTTGATCTGGCACAATTTCGGAAGCGCTCTCTTCTTTAATATGCCAATGGCCCCCACCCTTCAGAGCGAGTACACATGTCATTTGTTCTACTTTGCCTGAGACAGGATGAGTTAACAGaaaggagtattgctactccctgcattccgagctcaaggtaACTTACAGTGTACTATCGGACacgagatggagaaaaaatagaaagagtacaactgGTAACCAATAGCTATTACAAAtatgactatagaaagaaataactcttaaatatgtatatatgtagatatatatatatatatatatatatatatatatatatatatatatatatatatatatatatatatatatatatatatatatatatatatatatatctccgtcactacttacgtataaaatactacacggtctagctcgagcctatcttgccgattgtattgtaccatatgtcccggcaagaaatctgcgttcaaagaactctggcgtattagtgattcccagagcccaaaagaagtctgcgggttatagagcgttttctattggggctccagtactatggaatgccctcccggtaacagttagagatgctacctcagtagaagcatttaagtcccatcttaaaactcatttgtatactctagcctttaaatagaccccccttttagaccagttgatctgccgtttcttttcttttctgctctgtccccctctcccttgtgggcacaggtccggtggccatggatgaagtgctggctgtccagagtcgggacctggggtggaccgcttacctgtgcatcagttggggacatctctgcgctgctgacctgtctccgctcaggatggtcccctgctggccccactatggactggatcctcactattatgttagatccactttggactggactctcactattatgttagatccactatggactggactctcactattatgttagatccactatggactggactctcactattatgttagatccactatggactggactctctcactattatgttagatccactatggactggactctcactattatgttagatccactatggactggactttcacaatattatgctagacccacttgaCGTCAATtgcaccggtctcccctagagagggggggggggggggggcgcacccacatctgtggtcctctccaaggtttctcattgtcatcatcATTATATTCAaatatcaaaaatatatttacaaatacacgtttatttatacaaattcttgatttatgtgtatgtcatttttatatttatacattttatttgtatatatttttaaatctcaaaaatatatttacaaatacgcatttatttatacaaattatttatttataaatcacatttgtatatttattaatatatgcatatgtgttaatatcatattgaaattaagttgatgtgagacaattctacttccatacattatcagtgttactccctccgaggtcttaatgAAGGCTCACATCGTTCGTTTTTCTCACAGACATTTATTTCAGCCATGTCTTCTTCATGTTACCAACGATGCCAAATATAATGCCGTCAGAAGTAATAAAATAAgcaaacagaacttacaattagtctgacatgcAAAAAAGAAAACATAGATTTCACAAACATATCAGAAGTAATCATACCTCGTTGGCCTCATAAACTCCaagggaataaagtttattttcaatgcGAGACTCCATTAACGTCTTCCACATCAAACACTTgtcgtctcatgctgcttccttaattccctcacatattaattgtccccccaacaagGTGACCAAACCGGAAACAAAACATATATTCCCCACTCAATTGACATgggtttgtaacaaaaataaagttaacaaacttgcatgaattaacccaaggaaatacctttttaatcacattatgtgtacaatatgaacttatctttatgcattgtatttatttattctcaccAACTATGACATCATATATCAAATATACATGTTGCTTCTATCAGCAGCTACACTGACATTGATGTGTCTCTGACAACTGAACACTTTTTTAGaacttataacaaaatgtgtttatacagtaacctgctcacatgagtcagattacagcaggggtgtcaaactcattttagctcaggggccgcatggaggaaaatctatttccacaTGTACCGgatgggtaaaatcatggcatgataacttaaaaatacaacatgACAAAGTCAAAGAGTAAAAGTTGGCAGTTTGTTATgcaaacagttacccagcatcacttatgcgtcaacgtcagttttgatacatgtcaactttgcagtgaaaaagggtgtagtgcaggtttttgagcgtgcacaaacttgacacatgaggccccaggtccctggactgaagaaggagtaaccaagcacttgaagcatcatctatcttactgttcaggaaggtttcagatacagagaagacatggggtcatgagtggataagattatgctccaaataatccacgtttgtatgaatacctcagatatttgtgaaagaagcagtgaggaggtcctgggtagggtggatgtcgccacatatgagcaacataccacaaactaaacagctaattggttgtgtgttcttgtgtgttttactgcgtctacattatgttggaaccttttacagcacactgaacaactaaatgttttttctccagcGTGTGTTCTTATGTGTCGACACAATGAGCTATTATTAggaaagcttttaccacaaactgaacaataaaATGGTCTttgtccagtgtgtgttctcgtgtgttCGGTCAAATTCCTCTTAACAGAAAAGCCTTTGCCACAAATTGAACaagtaaatggtttttcacctgtgtgtgttcttatgtgttcagtcaaagtggtcttaacagaaaagcttttgccacaaactgaacaatgaaatgttttttcacctgtgtgtgttctcatgtgttgagtcaacttGCTCTTTTGACaaaagctgttgccacaaactgaacacttaaatggtttttcacctgtgtgtgttctcatgtgttgagtcaaactgcaatttcgagaaaagctgttgccacaaattgaacagttaaatggtttttcacctgtgtgtgttctcatgtgttcagtcaaactgcaatttcgagaaaagcttttgctaCAAAaggaacaattaaatgttttttctcctgtgtgtgttctcatgtgttgagtcaaaccacattttcgagaaaagcttttggcacaaactgaacaactgaatggtctttcacctgtgtgtgttctcatgtgtcgagtcaaaaggctcattttagtaaaactttcagcacaaactgagcagctcaaacatgttttacctctcttctttgtagagcattcagagtgtttgttgtcagtgtgagtcctcatatcaccttcacagtctttatcgctgctcagaggttcttcaacctcgtcttcatcctcactatctgatagtggagcgaagaggttgtctacttgtggtttctcttcatcatcttcagtcttcacaaagATAAtattcagtggaaacttggtgtaatcaacttcctctcgtcctagaagacactctccctcttgagtgatgcagagttcctcctcttcctttttaatgcagggtggttgtggagttgggaagactatgtctcccggctggcctgggaacgcctcgggatcccccgggaagagctggacgaagtggctggggagaggaaagtctgggcttccctgcttaggctgctgccccagcaacccgacctcggataagcggaagaagatggatggatggatgggttgtggagtctcctgcttcaaagtggagctcccccctaactgaggggaaacttcttctggattaccgatcagctgctggacgtctgcaagacacaaacaacaaaaacacactttcttttatgtactgtatgtgtgtgtagtagggttgtacagtatactgctactaataaaatattgtggtactaatcaattgaaatctgtactataccacctttgaaaagtaccggtacagttctttcatctgaatgaaATGATGGTGACTACAGAgcggaggcgcatgatgttgagtgtgtcaaaacgcacacacaaagtgcatacaagcaataacatggtggagaggaagaaaggcaacaaaggacaattctactggttaataaagagggtgtgtgAAGTGTAAATAGTGACAGGTTGTAGAACATGTTTAAATGCAGTAATGGTTTGAATACTAAAGAGCTAAAAAGCTCTAGAAAGGCCAGTGCAGGGGTCtctaaactttttgactcgagggCCACATTTGGCTAAAATTTTTTGGCTGAGGgccgatatatataaatatatataccggcatactttacatatatatatatatgtaaagtaacatctacatatatataaatatacacacacacacacacatatatatatatatatttcatgtatatatacacatatattgatATACTATACATAATattaatgggacggcgtggcgtttccagtgagggttggactccgccaaggctgccctttgtcgcccattctgttcataacttttatggacagaatttctaggcgcagtcaaggcgttgaggggatccggtttggtggctgcaggattaggtctctgctttttgcagatgatgtggtcctgatggcttcatctggccattatcttcagctctcactggatcggttcgcagccgagtgtgaagcgactgggatgagaatcagcacctccaagtccgagtccatggttctcgcccggaaaagggtggagtgccatctccgggttggggaggagatcttgcttcaagtggaggagttcaggtacctcggagtcttgttcacgagtgagggaagagtggatcgtgagattgacaggcggatcggtgcggcgtcttcagtaatgcagacgtgttgaagaaggagctgagccggaaggcaaagctctcaatttaccggtcgatctacgttcccatcctcacctatggtcatgagctttgggttatgaccgaaaggacaagatcacgggtacaagcggcccaaatgagtttccttcgccgggtggcagggctctcccttagagatagggtgagaagctctgtcatccatgaggagctcaaagtaaagccacatggagaggaaccagatgaggtggttcgggcatctggtcaggatgccacccaaacgcctccctcgggaggtgtttagggcacgtccgaccggtaggaggccacggggaagacccaggacacgttgggaagactatgtctcctggctggccctggacgaagtggctggggagagggaagtctgggcttctctgcttaggctgctgtccccgcgacctgaCCACGGATAAgcagaaaaagatggatggatgggaaggcgtggctcagtcggtagagcggctgtgccagcaacttgaaggtttccGGTTTGATCCTCAGCTTCCCAAATGCCACAATTTAAGTCATGGCTGTATAACACCCAGCACGGTAAGCTCCAGTGTCTCCCTCTTCTGTGGAGGAGGGTCTGGCGAGcgagactagctccagtgcgacctgttcagcagcagcaggaggaggaggaggaggaggttgactaaatggcaggacacctctgcctctgtttcactttatgttgctggtaaataatatggttgtagtagtaggctaaagttaaattatttagtatgccctaattaaaggggcagagctttaagagacattttagcttttatattttataagatatattttttgtaagaaccacaattaataaatatatttcagtgaatcactaattgttcaaatctgtatataaatatgtacataaagtgt
It encodes the following:
- the LOC133619229 gene encoding uncharacterized protein isoform X4, yielding MDDYCYAKMATSAKREHERESTSSKSPTEIKTKDEDVQQLIGNPEEVSPQLGGSSTLKQETPQPIHPSIFFRLSEVGLLGQQPKQGSPDFPLPSHFVQLFPGDPEAFPGQPGDIVFPTPQPPCIKKEEEELCITQEGECLLGREEVDYTKFPLNIIFVKTEDDEEKPQVDNLFAPLSDSEDEDEVEEPLSSDKDCEGDMRTHTDNKHSECSTKKRGKTCLSCSVCAESFTKMSLLTRHMRTHTGERPFSCSVCAKSFSRKCGLTQHMRTHTGEKTFNCSFCSKSFSRNCSLTEHMRTHTGEKPFNCSICGNSFSRNCSLTQHMRTHTGEKPFKCSVCGNSFCQKSKLTQHMRTHTGEKTFHCSVCGKSFSVKTTLTEHIRTHTGEKPFTCSICGKGFSVKRNLTEHTRTHTGQRPFYCSVCGKSFPNNSSLCRHIRTHAGEKTFSCSVCCKRFQHNVDAVKHTRTHNQLAV
- the LOC133619229 gene encoding uncharacterized protein isoform X1, producing the protein MDDYCYAKMATSAKREDERESAPPTENNLKSEDEDVQQLIGNPEEVSPQLGGSSTLKQETPQPPCIKKEEEELCITQEGECLLGREEADYTKFPLSILSVKTEDDEEKPQDEDQVEEPLSGDKDCEDVQQLIGNPEEVSPQLGGSSTLKQETPQPPCIKKEEEELCITQEGECLLGREEADYTKFPLSILSVKTEDDEEKPQVDNLLAPLSDSEAEEEVEVTLSSDKDCEGDMRTHTDNKHSECSTKKRDVQQLIGNPEEVSPQLGGSSTLKQETPQPIHPSIFFRLSEVGLLGQQPKQGSPDFPLPSHFVQLFPGDPEAFPGQPGDIVFPTPQPPCIKKEEEELCITQEGECLLGREEVDYTKFPLNIIFVKTEDDEEKPQVDNLFAPLSDSEDEDEVEEPLSSDKDCEGDMRTHTDNKHSECSTKKRGKTCLSCSVCAESFTKMSLLTRHMRTHTGERPFSCSVCAKSFSRKCGLTQHMRTHTGEKTFNCSFCSKSFSRNCSLTEHMRTHTGEKPFNCSICGNSFSRNCSLTQHMRTHTGEKPFKCSVCGNSFCQKSKLTQHMRTHTGEKTFHCSVCGKSFSVKTTLTEHIRTHTGEKPFTCSICGKGFSVKRNLTEHTRTHTGQRPFYCSVCGKSFPNNSSLCRHIRTHAGEKTFSCSVCCKRFQHNVDAVKHTRTHNQLAV
- the LOC133619229 gene encoding uncharacterized protein isoform X3; this translates as MDDYCYAKMATSAKREDERESAPPTENNLKSEDEDVQQLIGNPEEVSPQLGGSSTLKQETPQPPCIKKEEEELCITQEGECLLGREEADYTKFPLSILSVKTEDDEEKPQDEDQVEEPLSGDKDCEDVQQLIGNPEEVSPQLGGSSTLKQETPQPIHPSIFFRLSEVGLLGQQPKQGSPDFPLPSHFVQLFPGDPEAFPGQPGDIVFPTPQPPCIKKEEEELCITQEGECLLGREEVDYTKFPLNIIFVKTEDDEEKPQVDNLFAPLSDSEDEDEVEEPLSSDKDCEGDMRTHTDNKHSECSTKKRGKTCLSCSVCAESFTKMSLLTRHMRTHTGERPFSCSVCAKSFSRKCGLTQHMRTHTGEKTFNCSFCSKSFSRNCSLTEHMRTHTGEKPFNCSICGNSFSRNCSLTQHMRTHTGEKPFKCSVCGNSFCQKSKLTQHMRTHTGEKTFHCSVCGKSFSVKTTLTEHIRTHTGEKPFTCSICGKGFSVKRNLTEHTRTHTGQRPFYCSVCGKSFPNNSSLCRHIRTHAGEKTFSCSVCCKRFQHNVDAVKHTRTHNQLAV